A single window of Sphaerodactylus townsendi isolate TG3544 linkage group LG03, MPM_Stown_v2.3, whole genome shotgun sequence DNA harbors:
- the LOC125429477 gene encoding epidermal differentiation-specific protein-like, with protein MNKIIVYEHGYFKGLCREFTSDVPDLHSMDFGDCISSIKVIGQPWLAFSDQDYKGVVHAYEEGEYDHISQNDSISSLQLVSEDLEHPQITMFDKPDFKGTSKIITEETNLIYGYFNDKLSSHVVQKGVWVLYEHGNRRGWQYIAREGNKLSNYESVFHINKKCSHVYPLKGGQPTIISNILWDSRKIESERDVVIDEINGVNHTDSEQIFTTTTSKIYETTTNHSFKLKSSALKIDGRFYLRIDPNTNLLVEQGSMDSTVTKDKVEVSIPAKIPPQSELNIRVIRKVITASVPVELTITKNGKSKTECAEYRSVSGSSICAKYIVKQIKKKT; from the coding sequence atgaataaaattattgTTTATGAACATGGATACTTTAAAGGACTCTGTAGAGAATTTACTTCAGATGTTCCTGACCTACACAGTATGGACTTTGGGGACTGTATCTCCTCTATTAAGGTGATTGGACAACCATGGCTGGCCTTCAGTGACCAAGACTACAAAGGTGTGGTCCATGCATATGAAGAAGGAGAATATGACCACATCAGCCAAAATGATAGCATTTCTTCTCTCCAGCTAGTGAGTGAAGACCTGGAACATCCTCAGATTACAATGTTTGACAAACCTGACTTTAAAGGGACAAGTAAAATAATAACAGAGGAAACCAACTTGATTTATGGATATTTCAATGATAAGTTATCTTCCCACGTTGTCCAGAAAGGCGTCTGGGTCTTGTATGAACACGGAAATAGAAGGGGCTGGCAATACATAGCTCGGGAAGGAAATAAACTTTCAAATTACGAGTCTGTGTTTCATATTAATAAGAAATGTTCCCATGTGTATCCCCTTAAAGGTGGTCAGCCTACAATAATTTCCAACATCTTATGGGATAGCAGGAAAATAGAGAGTGAGAGGGATGTAGTGATTGATGAGATAAATGGTGTCAACCACACAGATTCTGAGCAGATATTTACCACCACTACCAGCAAAATCTATGAAACAACCACTAACCATAGTTTCAAGTTAAAAAGCTCTGCTCTTAAAATAGATGGGAGATTCTACTTAAGGATTGATCCAAATACTAATCTCTTGGTGGAACAGGGAAGCATGGACTCTACTGTCACCAAAGACAAAGTTGAGGTGAGCATACCAGCCAAGATCCCACCACAATCAGAACTGAACATCCGTGTGATCAGGAAGgtaatcactgcttctgttcccgtCGAACTGACCATAACCAAGAATGGGAAATCAAAAACAGAATGTGCAGAATATCGTAGTGTCTCAGGAAGCAGCATCTGTGCCAAATATATTGTGAAGCAAATTAAGAAGAAAACATAG